The Flavobacteriaceae bacterium 3519-10 genome includes a window with the following:
- a CDS encoding Phosphoenolpyruvate carboxykinase (ATP) yields MKNIKIIQQLHDLGISGYEEVIYNPSYEKLFQAEISKDNKGYEQGIVTESGAVAVKTGIFTGRSPKDRFIVKDDVTRDTIFWDGKVNLPTTAETFASCKELVLKQLSTSKKLYVVDAFCGTNPDTRLKVRFIMEVAWQAHFVTNMFIRPSNFELETFGDPDFIVMNGSKTTNPNWKEQGLNSENFVMFNLTEKIQIIGGTWYGGEMKKGMFAMMNYFLPLKGMASMHCSANVGKDGDVALFFGLSGTGKTTLSADPKRYLIGDDEHGWDDNGVFNFEGGCYAKVIDLTEEKEPDIYKAIRRDSLLENVVVNDAGEADYTDNSITENTRVSYPIYHISKIVLPSKAGHAKKIVYLSADAFGVLPPVSVLNEDQAQYHFLCGYTSKLAGTERGITAPEPSFSPAFGEAFLTLHPTMYSKTLIGKMKEHGAKAYLVNTGWNGTGQRISLKDTRAIIDAIIDGSIDTAEKSTIPIMNLEIPTALPNVSAGILDPRDTYASASEWEEKAKDLAARYIKNFEQYCNNDAARKLVAAGPQL; encoded by the coding sequence ATGAAGAACATCAAAATTATTCAGCAACTACACGATTTGGGAATTTCCGGCTACGAAGAAGTCATTTACAACCCAAGTTATGAAAAGCTTTTCCAGGCAGAAATCTCCAAGGACAATAAAGGGTACGAGCAGGGCATTGTAACTGAGTCTGGGGCTGTAGCCGTGAAAACAGGGATTTTTACAGGGCGTTCTCCGAAAGACAGATTTATCGTGAAAGACGACGTAACCAGAGATACCATTTTCTGGGACGGCAAAGTGAATCTGCCAACGACTGCCGAAACTTTCGCAAGCTGCAAAGAGCTAGTATTAAAACAGCTTTCGACTTCTAAAAAACTTTATGTAGTTGATGCTTTCTGCGGAACCAATCCGGATACCCGTCTTAAAGTACGTTTCATTATGGAAGTGGCCTGGCAGGCGCATTTCGTAACCAATATGTTTATCCGTCCGTCGAATTTTGAACTTGAAACCTTCGGCGATCCCGATTTCATCGTGATGAACGGTTCTAAAACCACAAACCCGAATTGGAAAGAGCAGGGTTTGAATTCCGAAAACTTCGTGATGTTCAACCTGACTGAAAAAATCCAGATCATTGGAGGAACCTGGTATGGCGGCGAAATGAAAAAAGGCATGTTCGCAATGATGAATTATTTCCTTCCACTGAAGGGAATGGCATCCATGCATTGCTCGGCAAACGTGGGCAAAGACGGTGATGTTGCTCTGTTCTTCGGTCTTTCAGGTACCGGGAAAACCACACTTTCAGCGGATCCGAAAAGATATCTGATCGGCGACGACGAACATGGTTGGGATGATAACGGCGTTTTTAATTTCGAAGGGGGCTGTTACGCGAAAGTGATTGACCTTACAGAAGAAAAAGAACCGGATATTTACAAAGCAATCAGACGGGATTCATTACTTGAAAATGTGGTGGTGAACGACGCTGGTGAAGCAGATTATACCGACAACTCAATTACTGAAAACACCCGGGTTTCTTACCCAATTTATCATATCAGCAAGATCGTATTGCCTTCCAAAGCAGGTCACGCGAAGAAAATTGTATATCTTTCTGCTGACGCGTTCGGCGTGTTGCCTCCGGTTTCTGTTCTTAATGAAGATCAGGCACAGTACCACTTCCTTTGCGGATATACCTCCAAACTGGCAGGTACAGAACGTGGAATTACCGCTCCTGAGCCGTCTTTCTCACCGGCATTCGGGGAAGCTTTCCTTACCTTGCATCCAACAATGTATTCGAAAACATTAATTGGTAAGATGAAAGAGCACGGCGCAAAAGCATATTTGGTAAACACCGGCTGGAACGGTACCGGACAGAGAATTTCACTTAAGGACACGCGCGCAATCATCGACGCCATCATCGACGGCTCAATCGATACTGCAGAAAAAAGCACCATTCCAATCATGAATCTAGAGATCCCGACTGCATTACCGAATGTGTCTGCAGGCATCCTTGATCCGAGAGACACTTACGCGAGTGCTTCTGAATGGGAGGAAAAAGCCAAAGATTTAGCGGCACGCTATATTAAAAACTTTGAGCAGTACTGTAATAACGACGCAGCCCGCAAACTGGTTGCGGCAGGGCCACAGCTCTAA
- a CDS encoding Malonyl CoA-acyl carrier protein transacylase, whose protein sequence is MKALVFPGQGSQFVGMGKELYDSRKDIKDLMDSANDILGFDIISIMFKGADEDLKKTEVTQPSVFIHSVAALKAVNGQGAAMVAGHSLGEFSALVANGVLSFEDGLRLVSARANAMQAACDANPSSMAAILGLSDDKVEEICATIEGIVVPANYNCPGQLVISGETAAVEEACVKMKEAGAKRALMLPVNGAFHSPLMAPAQEQLAAAIEATRFRNATIPVYQNITTTAVTDPEEIKQNLISQLTGPVKWTQTVQNMIKDGATTFIEVGPGKTLQGLIKKINSEAEVSSAI, encoded by the coding sequence ATGAAAGCACTTGTATTTCCTGGGCAGGGATCGCAGTTTGTGGGCATGGGAAAAGAACTTTATGATTCCCGGAAAGACATTAAAGACCTGATGGATTCAGCCAATGACATTTTAGGATTCGATATTATTTCGATCATGTTTAAAGGCGCTGATGAGGACCTGAAAAAAACCGAAGTTACGCAGCCTTCAGTTTTTATTCACTCCGTAGCTGCACTGAAAGCCGTGAACGGGCAGGGCGCAGCAATGGTTGCCGGCCACTCGCTTGGCGAATTTTCTGCACTTGTAGCCAATGGCGTGCTGTCTTTCGAAGACGGGTTAAGACTTGTTTCGGCGCGTGCAAATGCAATGCAGGCCGCCTGCGACGCAAACCCTAGTTCCATGGCCGCAATTCTCGGTTTATCCGATGATAAAGTTGAAGAAATCTGCGCAACTATTGAAGGTATTGTGGTACCCGCAAATTATAACTGTCCGGGCCAGCTCGTAATTTCAGGTGAAACAGCCGCCGTTGAAGAAGCGTGCGTAAAAATGAAAGAAGCAGGTGCAAAACGTGCCTTGATGCTGCCGGTTAACGGCGCATTTCATTCACCTCTAATGGCTCCTGCACAGGAACAGCTCGCTGCGGCAATCGAAGCAACACGTTTCCGCAACGCGACCATTCCTGTTTACCAAAATATTACAACTACTGCCGTTACAGACCCTGAAGAGATCAAACAAAACCTGATCAGCCAGCTTACCGGTCCCGTGAAGTGGACGCAGACTGTACAGAATATGATTAAAGACGGCGCCACTACATTCATTGAAGTTGGCCCAGGTAAAACTTTGCAGGGTTTAATAAAAAAAATTAACAGCGAAGCAGAAGTTTCCTCCGCAATTTAA
- a CDS encoding LysM-repeat protein has translation MIRNIFVISGLIAFSALNAQKIHTVVKGDNPYNISKKYGLSIDDLYRLNPKVQDGKIAIGEVLVVNKSTVSAQTSGPKTSASASKTQAEIGKIVLQPKQTVYGITKQYRISETDLRALNPNLDAHMKIGDEVWLPAESIAKYGAGQVNVAENNPASTSVVSAVEVNGTSDRYQIQEKDNYYKLTRKFNVTQKELFALNPGLEDKGLQPGETILIKGAANGTGGTKAGSKATQVVDTMPPNTYSTTSVSDDYVTYTVQSGDTVFGILNKFGITLDQLLTLNPNLSAGLKSGMVLKIKKLDEGYVKKSGDALNVVIMLPFGFDTNDSKFRTLSLDFLAGAKLAIERNVAKGQQLDVKIIDAGNEASFKNSLTQINAGNTDLIIGPFFKSSVLQVLDYVKSNKIPVVAPFANSDDLLKHENLILVETNKLVFADRIVKEVKDVYSDQKIYIVADEDRSNANYLKTNLEKAIKNATVVIVNSPADIKLDQNMMTGQSAPVIAILASENDSDGDAFANRMITLSKDVQNIKAFSMYYSPIFERKVDELSQANLVYLMDRKIDTDGNFEKEILAAYKAKYCKTPPKYSVIGFDIVNDMLSRENKKGEIFKQINKVQTQLATKFEFEKTKNGAYVNKGYRVVRLLPN, from the coding sequence ATGATCAGAAATATCTTTGTTATATCAGGTTTAATCGCATTTTCCGCTTTGAATGCCCAAAAAATTCATACGGTTGTGAAGGGTGATAATCCGTATAATATCTCGAAAAAATACGGACTCAGTATTGATGATCTTTACCGCCTGAACCCTAAAGTGCAGGACGGAAAAATCGCGATCGGCGAAGTTCTGGTCGTCAATAAATCTACAGTGTCAGCGCAGACTAGCGGCCCGAAAACTTCCGCTTCAGCATCTAAGACGCAGGCAGAAATTGGTAAAATTGTACTGCAGCCAAAGCAGACGGTTTACGGCATCACGAAGCAGTACCGTATTTCGGAGACTGATTTGCGTGCGCTTAACCCGAACCTCGATGCTCACATGAAGATCGGTGATGAGGTTTGGTTGCCGGCAGAAAGTATTGCAAAATACGGAGCCGGTCAGGTGAATGTCGCGGAGAATAATCCGGCATCGACATCTGTGGTTTCAGCTGTTGAAGTAAATGGCACCTCAGATAGATACCAAATTCAGGAAAAAGATAATTATTATAAACTCACGCGCAAATTTAACGTAACCCAAAAAGAACTGTTCGCCCTGAACCCCGGGCTTGAGGACAAAGGTCTGCAACCCGGCGAAACAATTTTGATTAAAGGTGCAGCTAACGGAACAGGCGGAACAAAAGCTGGCAGCAAAGCTACACAAGTGGTGGACACGATGCCTCCTAACACGTATTCTACGACCTCTGTTTCTGATGATTACGTAACTTACACCGTACAGAGCGGTGATACTGTTTTCGGTATCCTTAATAAATTTGGCATTACACTCGACCAGCTTCTTACCTTAAACCCCAATCTGTCCGCCGGTCTGAAATCCGGGATGGTCCTAAAAATTAAGAAATTAGATGAAGGTTACGTGAAGAAATCAGGTGACGCGCTGAATGTTGTGATCATGCTGCCTTTCGGGTTTGACACCAACGACAGCAAGTTCCGCACACTTTCACTCGATTTCCTTGCAGGCGCAAAACTTGCGATAGAAAGAAATGTTGCCAAAGGCCAGCAGCTAGACGTCAAAATAATCGATGCAGGCAATGAGGCGAGCTTTAAAAACTCTTTAACCCAGATCAATGCAGGAAATACGGACCTGATTATCGGCCCATTCTTTAAATCGAGTGTGCTTCAGGTTCTTGATTATGTGAAATCGAACAAAATACCGGTTGTGGCACCTTTCGCCAATTCAGACGATCTGCTGAAGCACGAAAACTTAATCCTCGTAGAAACCAACAAACTGGTTTTTGCAGACCGCATTGTGAAGGAAGTTAAGGACGTCTACTCTGACCAGAAGATATATATTGTAGCAGATGAGGACAGATCTAATGCGAACTATCTCAAGACAAACCTTGAAAAAGCCATTAAAAACGCGACTGTAGTGATTGTAAACTCGCCCGCGGATATCAAGCTCGATCAGAATATGATGACGGGCCAGTCTGCGCCGGTGATTGCAATTCTAGCCAGTGAAAATGATTCGGACGGCGATGCTTTTGCGAACCGCATGATCACGCTGTCTAAAGATGTACAGAATATAAAAGCGTTCAGTATGTATTATTCACCGATTTTCGAAAGAAAAGTGGATGAACTGAGCCAGGCGAATCTTGTTTATCTGATGGACCGTAAGATAGATACAGACGGAAACTTCGAAAAAGAAATTCTTGCTGCTTACAAAGCAAAATACTGTAAAACCCCTCCAAAATATTCTGTAATCGGATTTGATATCGTGAATGATATGTTGAGCCGTGAGAATAAAAAGGGTGAAATCTTCAAACAGATCAATAAAGTACAGACACAGCTAGCCACTAAATTTGAGTTCGAAAAAACCAAAAACGGTGCATACGTAAATAAAGGCTACCGTGTAGTGAGGCTGTTGCCAAACTAA
- a CDS encoding putative outer membrane protein, probably involved in nutrient binding yields MKKFLIILSSVLLITASNSCRESELELFPPSQDDIQDINSEEKLQAFLNGGYLTMASVSAYGADAMAFGDVLSDNLYVTSAKAYVLTSNMNYSALNNDTGGLYRTMYDAIMNCNTVINNTQVADNPNVTRMKAEAKILRGFAYFTLLNYFSPAPTSGVNQEFGVPLVLGDYDASIQPARATVAEVYAQIISDLNDGVASADDQSTSATPKVFLTKTAARLILTRVYLTRRAAGDAQLALDHANYIINNSPSIYQPITKAEYVNYWMGTSDDFSENHPETIWELDLNPSSNLVTGVGANLALPTLYNRISGDRRALLFTKDFYDSFPHTDLATLPNGTPQSTSPDVRRGDTKTSAPALPAGLLSTLTLPLTDNPPGAWTNKYPRLSSTGNFNRNIKIFRFSEALLNRIEALHLVGQSATALAELNAFAVSRGGSTYTGTNLLNDILTEKSKEFYGEGQRFLDLKRHNLPLIKNSNCSLNCNVPANDKLFVMPISQSAINYNPNLKQYPGY; encoded by the coding sequence ATGAAAAAGTTTTTAATTATACTATCCTCAGTGCTGCTCATTACAGCCAGTAACTCCTGCAGAGAGAGTGAGCTGGAGCTGTTTCCGCCAAGCCAGGACGATATACAGGATATAAACTCAGAAGAGAAACTTCAGGCATTTCTAAATGGTGGATATCTCACGATGGCTTCCGTAAGTGCTTATGGCGCTGATGCGATGGCTTTTGGCGACGTGCTTTCAGATAACCTGTACGTAACAAGTGCTAAAGCGTATGTACTTACATCAAATATGAATTACAGCGCACTTAATAATGATACTGGTGGCCTGTACCGTACGATGTATGATGCTATTATGAACTGTAACACGGTTATTAATAACACCCAGGTTGCAGACAATCCGAACGTTACACGTATGAAAGCTGAGGCGAAAATCTTAAGAGGTTTCGCGTACTTTACGTTGCTTAATTATTTCTCACCTGCACCTACCTCAGGCGTTAACCAGGAGTTTGGTGTACCGTTGGTGTTGGGAGATTACGACGCGTCCATTCAGCCTGCGAGAGCCACTGTGGCAGAAGTTTACGCACAGATTATCTCAGACCTTAATGACGGTGTTGCCAGCGCCGATGATCAATCCACATCTGCCACGCCCAAAGTATTTCTCACCAAAACTGCAGCAAGATTAATTCTTACCCGCGTTTATTTAACCCGTCGTGCTGCCGGTGATGCACAGCTGGCTTTAGATCATGCTAACTACATCATCAATAACTCGCCGTCCATTTATCAGCCGATTACCAAAGCTGAATATGTAAACTATTGGATGGGAACTTCAGATGACTTTTCTGAAAATCATCCTGAGACTATCTGGGAACTGGATCTGAATCCAAGCTCTAACCTGGTTACAGGAGTAGGCGCAAACCTTGCACTGCCAACGCTATACAACAGAATCAGTGGAGACCGTCGTGCGTTGCTCTTTACAAAAGATTTTTACGACAGCTTCCCACATACGGATTTGGCGACTTTACCAAACGGAACCCCACAGAGCACATCTCCGGATGTTCGTAGAGGTGATACGAAAACAAGCGCCCCGGCATTACCTGCAGGCCTTTTAAGTACACTCACACTTCCGTTAACCGACAATCCTCCGGGAGCCTGGACAAACAAGTATCCGCGTTTAAGCAGCACGGGGAACTTTAATAGAAATATTAAAATTTTCAGGTTCTCTGAAGCACTGCTCAATAGGATAGAAGCACTTCACCTTGTAGGGCAGTCTGCTACAGCGTTGGCAGAACTTAATGCTTTTGCGGTTTCCCGAGGCGGTTCAACTTACACGGGTACTAATCTTCTTAACGACATCCTTACGGAAAAAAGTAAAGAATTTTATGGCGAAGGACAGCGTTTTCTCGATCTGAAGCGTCATAACCTTCCGTTGATTAAAAACAGCAACTGTTCGTTAAACTGTAATGTGCCGGCTAATGACAAACTTTTTGTGATGCCAATCAGCCAGTCTGCAATTAACTACAATCCGAACCTTAAACAGTATCCGGGATATTAA
- a CDS encoding putative outer membrane protein probably involved in nutrient binding, giving the protein MPIKILNNVNMNVKLRVLSIGVLFFAGQSLMAQKRDTATKTKEIEEVVLVGGVRLDPAQKVGSYSVVGKANFESTPFSTVDEVLNGRVAGLNFSSASGDPGSSNMVIVRGVSSLIGTPNPLYVIDGIVIGKGADNAQMMESWNPLAVIDPNSIESVTVLKDASSTALYGSRGANGVIIVKTKKGKFNQKTRFEFSTETGVQGRAHDKLQLMNGDEYIKYGGILMWNSQDLLGQTFTTLEQATQYYLDTYIPDTEPIKYTRQYTDWQKVVNRSSSIVNTYNFGASGGGENTSFRIGGSYYQNEPLVKSSSFDRISVNAAVDHKASDKLRFGLNTNYSNVKRNTYMGGRASANPVTNSIMLSPLRSVYNADGTFNQEAWTEGPDMTAGFNPASILANAYQLSGINTFLASINMDYQFMKNVSFNSLFGTQYQTMRELQSIDKGHPIYTAQTDSDNFGMLQDARTSIWDWNWSNSIGYRNTFNARHNLEVLGGMEYQNHRYNNLTNYSFFMTDVRPYFQFAQEGSVLSYSDDYDWTQIGYFGRLNYILDGKYTFTGQLRRDGNSTLGTEKWGNFWSLGGSWNVFNENFLPSAFSSFTLGASYGVLGNIPYADQWGLQYNAYALVGYNASQGGWGGNGGYGGISNPGNPSLIWEEAKHLDINVDMGLFNDRLKLIGAFYHKVTEKAIDVSFPATETGGPTSFYDNIATIDNKGVELTIEATPIQTENFRWTINGNGAYSKTMLNRFNLELRQNGSEEPSGADNAFAALAPGHIFGEYYSVLWAGIAGADDPTRGIKAGDALFYTNGDKTDVTNKREDASPAWMGKSAFPVYNVGLTNELKYKNISLSFMLSGQFDFYVQNGVHSYTIHDGAFPGRNQINDALYDSWTDAPGAENFNASNPKAIVGNPSTSRLESSRFINKGDHIRLKEMRLAYTFGNQFKESTGLNNLTIYVRGTNLLTYVFDKDLDYDPESNSNAWSWLGKGRYWYASPVLKTMSMGIQVGF; this is encoded by the coding sequence TTGCCTATTAAAATATTAAATAATGTTAATATGAATGTAAAATTACGAGTTTTAAGTATTGGCGTTCTGTTCTTTGCGGGACAATCGCTGATGGCTCAGAAAAGAGATACTGCCACGAAAACAAAAGAGATTGAAGAGGTGGTGCTAGTAGGAGGCGTAAGGCTGGATCCGGCCCAGAAAGTGGGTTCATACAGTGTTGTTGGCAAAGCCAATTTCGAGTCCACTCCTTTCTCTACCGTTGATGAGGTACTCAACGGACGTGTAGCTGGTCTGAACTTTTCGTCTGCCAGTGGTGATCCCGGTTCCTCAAACATGGTGATCGTGCGGGGTGTAAGTTCATTAATCGGAACTCCGAACCCACTTTACGTTATTGACGGTATTGTTATTGGTAAAGGCGCTGATAATGCCCAAATGATGGAATCCTGGAATCCTCTCGCAGTAATTGATCCGAACTCCATCGAGTCGGTAACGGTTCTGAAAGATGCTTCGTCCACGGCGTTGTATGGATCAAGAGGTGCGAACGGGGTAATTATCGTTAAAACCAAAAAAGGAAAGTTCAACCAGAAAACAAGATTTGAGTTTTCTACCGAAACCGGTGTTCAGGGAAGAGCCCACGACAAGCTTCAACTGATGAACGGCGACGAGTACATCAAATATGGCGGAATTCTGATGTGGAACTCTCAGGATCTGTTAGGGCAGACGTTTACAACTTTGGAGCAGGCTACCCAATATTATCTTGATACCTACATTCCGGATACGGAACCTATTAAATACACCCGCCAGTATACAGATTGGCAGAAAGTGGTTAACAGATCGTCATCCATTGTAAATACCTACAACTTCGGTGCTTCGGGAGGTGGCGAAAACACATCGTTCAGAATTGGCGGCTCATACTACCAGAACGAACCGCTTGTGAAGTCATCCAGTTTCGACAGGATCAGTGTAAATGCTGCCGTAGACCATAAAGCTTCAGATAAGTTGAGATTTGGTTTAAATACCAACTACTCCAACGTAAAACGTAATACCTATATGGGTGGACGGGCTTCCGCGAATCCTGTAACCAACTCTATCATGCTCTCTCCGTTGCGTTCTGTGTATAACGCTGACGGTACCTTCAACCAGGAAGCTTGGACTGAAGGACCGGACATGACGGCAGGTTTTAATCCCGCTTCAATTTTAGCAAACGCCTATCAGCTTTCAGGCATTAACACATTCCTGGCGTCCATTAATATGGATTACCAGTTTATGAAAAACGTGTCATTTAATTCCTTATTTGGTACCCAGTATCAGACAATGCGCGAATTGCAGTCGATTGATAAAGGACATCCGATTTATACCGCACAAACCGATTCCGATAATTTCGGGATGCTGCAGGATGCCCGCACGTCAATTTGGGACTGGAACTGGTCAAACAGTATCGGTTACCGCAATACTTTTAATGCAAGACATAATTTGGAAGTGCTTGGAGGGATGGAGTACCAAAACCACCGGTATAATAACCTTACCAACTACTCATTCTTCATGACGGATGTGCGTCCATATTTTCAGTTTGCGCAGGAAGGTTCTGTTTTAAGCTATTCGGACGATTACGACTGGACACAGATTGGCTATTTCGGAAGGTTGAATTATATTCTTGATGGTAAATACACCTTCACCGGCCAGCTTCGAAGAGACGGAAACTCAACTTTAGGAACTGAAAAGTGGGGTAACTTCTGGTCTTTAGGAGGCTCCTGGAATGTCTTCAACGAAAATTTCCTGCCTTCTGCTTTCTCCTCATTTACATTGGGTGCAAGTTACGGTGTATTGGGAAATATTCCATATGCTGACCAATGGGGTTTACAGTATAACGCATATGCACTTGTAGGATATAACGCCAGCCAGGGTGGTTGGGGTGGCAACGGAGGTTACGGCGGCATTTCTAATCCGGGTAACCCCAGTTTGATTTGGGAAGAGGCAAAACACCTCGACATAAATGTAGATATGGGCCTTTTTAACGACAGGCTGAAACTGATTGGAGCATTCTATCACAAAGTTACTGAGAAGGCGATCGATGTAAGTTTCCCTGCAACAGAAACAGGTGGCCCAACATCATTCTACGATAATATTGCAACCATTGATAATAAAGGAGTAGAACTTACGATAGAAGCAACTCCGATTCAGACTGAAAACTTCAGATGGACCATAAACGGTAACGGAGCATACTCTAAAACCATGCTTAACAGATTCAACCTCGAACTGAGGCAGAATGGTTCAGAGGAGCCGAGCGGTGCAGACAATGCATTTGCTGCGCTTGCGCCGGGACACATCTTCGGAGAATATTATTCGGTACTGTGGGCAGGAATTGCAGGTGCTGATGACCCAACAAGAGGAATCAAAGCAGGGGATGCTTTATTCTATACAAATGGCGATAAAACCGACGTAACCAATAAACGAGAGGATGCATCCCCTGCATGGATGGGTAAAAGCGCATTTCCGGTTTACAATGTTGGTTTAACAAATGAACTTAAGTACAAAAACATATCATTAAGTTTCATGCTTTCAGGTCAGTTTGATTTCTACGTACAGAACGGTGTGCACTCCTACACGATCCATGATGGTGCATTTCCGGGACGTAACCAGATTAATGACGCATTGTACGACAGCTGGACTGACGCTCCGGGCGCCGAAAACTTCAACGCATCCAATCCAAAAGCAATCGTAGGAAATCCAAGTACATCAAGACTTGAATCTTCCCGTTTCATTAACAAGGGAGACCATATCCGTCTGAAAGAGATGAGATTGGCGTACACCTTCGGAAACCAGTTTAAAGAAAGCACCGGCCTCAACAACCTCACGATTTATGTGAGAGGTACAAACCTTCTTACCTACGTGTTCGATAAAGACCTGGATTACGATCCGGAGTCTAACTCCAATGCATGGTCATGGCTTGGTAAAGGACGGTATTGGTATGCTTCACCGGTTCTTAAAACGATGTCAATGGGTATTCAAGTTGGTTTTTAA
- a CDS encoding putative outer membrane protein, probably involved in nutrient binding: protein MKFFNKKAILLAAASALLTLGVSCERDYLATGPTDAVGDQTIYATVSNMSTVINGMHRNMYVRQNSSQGQNGGTSVLMYMDVMGEDLIFPATGPNWFVSTIRWLDNANANSTNVFYPYDFYYEQIRMANALIANGPTATGSQSDREKVMGEAYAFRAYSYMMLVQIYAKRYVQGSANTQLGVPIRLDDTFDAIPRATLDENYAQIKSDLQQAVTMLTGKTRGDKSHFNAEVVKGLMARVALTTGDYAAAATYAREARQGFALMSNATYKEGFNNYAVSEWMWGYKPIADTSDYFGNFMAYMSRNYNSSQIRQAPKVVNKLLFDSFPSTDVRTQVIDPTGAHASLNLPATYLKVPYTSQKYLSTDGSKVDNNTSLGDIPFMRAAEMYLIEAEALARDNKEAESKVVFTQLEKNRNPAYVTSVSTGAAYINEILNSRRLELWGEGFRFLDLKRLNLPLDRTLTNHAPVVTNNLLTVPAGDKRWTWLIPQAEIDASKGLVIQNEL, encoded by the coding sequence ATGAAATTTTTCAATAAAAAAGCAATTTTACTCGCTGCAGCATCAGCGCTCCTAACATTAGGGGTGTCGTGCGAAAGAGATTATCTGGCTACCGGACCTACAGATGCAGTGGGCGACCAGACTATCTATGCAACAGTTTCTAATATGTCTACTGTTATCAATGGTATGCACAGAAATATGTACGTAAGACAAAACTCTAGTCAGGGCCAGAACGGAGGGACAAGTGTCCTGATGTATATGGATGTGATGGGTGAAGATTTAATCTTCCCAGCAACAGGACCTAACTGGTTTGTTAGTACCATCAGATGGCTGGATAACGCGAATGCGAACTCTACTAACGTATTTTATCCATACGATTTCTATTACGAGCAGATCAGAATGGCAAACGCACTGATCGCGAACGGCCCTACAGCAACAGGAAGCCAAAGTGACCGTGAAAAAGTGATGGGTGAGGCATATGCCTTCCGTGCTTACTCCTACATGATGTTGGTGCAGATCTATGCAAAACGTTATGTTCAGGGGTCTGCTAACACTCAGTTAGGAGTTCCGATCAGGCTTGATGATACGTTCGATGCCATCCCAAGAGCGACACTAGACGAGAACTACGCGCAGATCAAAAGTGATTTACAGCAGGCGGTAACTATGCTTACTGGCAAAACAAGAGGCGACAAATCTCATTTTAACGCAGAGGTAGTTAAAGGTCTAATGGCACGTGTGGCATTAACAACCGGCGATTATGCTGCGGCAGCAACGTATGCTCGTGAGGCAAGACAAGGTTTTGCACTGATGAGTAATGCTACCTATAAAGAAGGATTTAACAACTATGCAGTGAGCGAATGGATGTGGGGTTACAAGCCTATCGCAGATACTTCGGATTATTTCGGAAACTTCATGGCGTACATGTCCAGAAATTATAACTCATCGCAGATCCGTCAGGCTCCGAAAGTAGTGAACAAATTATTGTTCGACAGCTTCCCGAGCACAGATGTTAGAACTCAGGTGATCGATCCTACCGGTGCACATGCATCATTGAACTTGCCTGCAACTTATCTTAAAGTACCTTACACTTCTCAAAAATACCTTTCTACCGACGGATCCAAAGTGGATAACAACACCAGTTTAGGTGATATCCCTTTCATGAGAGCCGCAGAGATGTATCTTATTGAAGCTGAAGCTTTAGCGAGAGATAATAAAGAAGCAGAATCTAAGGTAGTGTTCACTCAGTTAGAGAAGAACAGAAACCCTGCATATGTTACTTCGGTTTCTACGGGTGCAGCTTATATCAACGAAATTCTTAACAGCAGAAGACTTGAACTTTGGGGTGAAGGCTTTAGATTCCTGGATCTTAAGAGACTCAACCTGCCATTGGACAGAACGTTAACTAACCATGCACCGGTTGTTACCAACAACTTGCTTACAGTTCCGGCTGGTGACAAGAGATGGACGTGGTTAATTCCTCAAGCTGAGATCGATGCTTCAAAAGGATTGGTTATTCAAAACGAACTCTAA